The Eleutherodactylus coqui strain aEleCoq1 chromosome 6, aEleCoq1.hap1, whole genome shotgun sequence genome window below encodes:
- the SLC66A1 gene encoding lysosomal amino acid transporter 1 homolog, whose product MWGSQFSWELGGPSPPQNFSDCLNGTAWVWNVFNECAANGRDLASVYLGLFSILCFVAASFPQYYKSCKTGNMDRALSIWFLLGWLAGDSCNFVGAFLSHQLPIQTYTAVYYVLADLFMLSLYLYYKYRNQGPSAALSINAVCGFALFGSAALLPMLGSRPASADLSVVSARRLLSTDDSEPFSTQEIIGCTIGSISSMFYLCSRLPQIVTNFRRRSTEGLALSLFFMVILGNLTYGLSILLKNPDNGQSEANYIEHHLPWLIGSLGVMSLDLIIIFQFFVFRGKSSADSPAAEREPLLQ is encoded by the exons ATGTGGGGATCGCAGTTCTCCTGGGAGCTGGGGGGTCCTTCCCCACCGCAGAACTTCTCCGACTGCCTGAATGGGACGGCCTGGGTGTGGAACGTGTTCAACGAATGCGCGGCGAACGGACGGGATCTCGCCAGTGTCTACCTGGGCCTCTTCTCCATCTTGTGTTTTGTTGCTGCTTCCTTCCC GCAATATTATAAGTCCTGTAAGACGGGGAACATGGACCGGGCACTGTCCATCTGGTTCCTGTTGGGCTGGCTTGCCGGAGACTCCTGTAACTTTGTGGGGGCGTTCCTGTCCCACCAGCTGCCCATACAG ACGTACACGGCGGTTTATTACGTGCTGGCCGATCTCTTCATGCTttctctctacctgtactacaagtACCGGAACCAGGGGCCGAGCG CGGCGCTCAGTATAAACGCGGTCTGTGGATTCGCTCTGTTCGGTTCTGCTGCTTTGCTGCCGATGCTGGGAAGTCGTCCGGCGTCAGCTGACCTCTCCGTAGTGAGCGCCAGACGCCTGCTTTCCACGGACGATAGCGAG CCCTTCTCCACCCAGGAGATCATCGGATGTACAATCGGTTCCATCTCATCCATGTTCTACCTCTGCTCCCGGCTTCCTCAGATCGTCACTAAT TTCCGGAGGAGATCCACGGAGGGGCTGGCGCTGTCGCTCTTTTTTATGGTCATCTTGGGAAACCTGACCTACGGCCTCAGCATCCTCCTGAAGAACCCAGACAACGGCCAGTCTGAAGCCAACTACATTGAGCACCACCTGCCGTGGCTGATTGGGAGCCTGGGCGTCATGAGCCTAGATCTAATT ATCATCTTTCAGTTCTTCGTGTTCAGAGGAAAAAGTTCCGCCGACTCTCCGGCCGCAGAaagagaaccgctgctgcaatgA